The following are from one region of the Mesorhizobium sp. B2-8-5 genome:
- a CDS encoding ABC transporter ATP-binding protein: protein MFRWFENRLDPFPAAEPVEPPRTLIAFCVHYTRGAWPYIVVDAVLVTAIAFTEVWMFGFLGRIVDWLSAQNRETFLQTEIWKLAGMAFVVLFALPGTVWLHSLLNQQTLMGNYPMRIRWQVHRYLLKQSMAFYQDEFAGRIATKLMQTALAVRECVIKLIDVLNYVVVYFLGMLFIVGSADWRLAAPLAVWLVGYIGLLRFFIPRLGKVGEEQANARSTMTGRVVDSYTNIQTVKLFSHARREATFAREGMASFLDTVYRSMRLVTVLYGLLYILNSLLLFSVTAISLWLWLGQAVTIGAVAVVIGLVLRMWGMSQWIMWEMSGLFENIGTVQDGIQSISLPRLVEDRPGAKDISVSQGEIRFDDIRFHYGKQKGVIENLSLTVKPGEKVGIVGRSGAGKSTLVNLLLRFYDLESGRILVDGQEIAAVTQDSLRAQIGMVTQDTSLLHRSVRENILYGRPDATDEMLTEAARRAEALDFIGGLSDHNGRKGFDAHVGDRGVKLSGGQRQRVAIARVMLKDAPILILDEATSALDSEAEAAIQENLYKLMQGKTVIAIAHRLSTIAAMDRLVVMDKGRIIEEGSHEELVAKGGLYAQLWQRQSGGFLLDDAPTEVDAKAPESEMAAE, encoded by the coding sequence ATGTTCCGCTGGTTTGAAAACAGGCTCGATCCGTTCCCCGCCGCGGAGCCGGTCGAGCCGCCGAGGACGCTGATCGCGTTTTGCGTGCACTACACGCGCGGCGCCTGGCCCTACATCGTCGTCGATGCGGTGCTGGTGACGGCGATCGCCTTCACCGAAGTCTGGATGTTCGGCTTCCTCGGCCGCATCGTCGACTGGCTGTCGGCGCAGAACCGCGAAACCTTCCTGCAGACGGAGATCTGGAAGCTCGCCGGCATGGCTTTCGTCGTGCTGTTCGCGCTGCCGGGCACGGTATGGCTGCATTCGCTGCTCAACCAGCAGACGCTGATGGGCAATTATCCCATGCGCATCCGCTGGCAGGTGCATCGCTATCTGCTCAAGCAGTCGATGGCCTTCTACCAGGACGAGTTCGCCGGCCGCATCGCCACCAAGCTGATGCAGACGGCGCTCGCCGTGCGCGAATGCGTGATCAAGCTGATCGACGTGCTGAACTACGTCGTCGTCTACTTCCTCGGCATGTTGTTCATCGTCGGCTCGGCCGACTGGCGGCTGGCCGCACCGCTCGCCGTCTGGCTGGTCGGCTATATCGGGCTCTTGCGCTTTTTCATTCCACGGCTCGGCAAGGTCGGCGAAGAGCAGGCCAATGCGCGCTCGACCATGACCGGCCGCGTCGTCGACAGCTACACCAACATCCAGACGGTGAAGCTGTTTTCGCATGCGCGGCGCGAGGCAACCTTCGCCAGGGAAGGCATGGCGAGCTTCCTCGACACCGTCTACCGCTCGATGCGGCTGGTGACGGTGCTCTACGGCCTGCTCTACATCTTGAATTCGCTGCTTCTGTTCTCCGTCACGGCAATCTCGCTATGGCTTTGGCTGGGGCAGGCGGTGACGATTGGCGCCGTCGCCGTGGTCATCGGCCTTGTCCTGCGAATGTGGGGCATGTCGCAATGGATCATGTGGGAGATGTCCGGGCTGTTCGAGAATATCGGCACGGTGCAGGACGGCATCCAGTCGATCTCGCTGCCGCGCCTGGTCGAGGACAGGCCGGGCGCCAAGGACATCAGTGTCAGCCAGGGTGAGATCCGCTTTGACGACATCCGCTTCCACTATGGCAAGCAGAAGGGCGTCATCGAGAACTTGTCGCTTACCGTGAAGCCCGGCGAGAAGGTCGGCATCGTCGGCCGCTCGGGCGCCGGCAAGTCGACGCTGGTCAATCTGCTGCTGCGCTTCTACGACCTGGAAAGCGGCAGGATCCTCGTCGACGGCCAGGAGATCGCGGCGGTGACGCAGGATTCGCTGCGCGCGCAGATCGGCATGGTGACGCAGGACACCTCGCTGCTGCACCGCTCGGTGAGGGAGAACATCCTCTACGGCCGGCCCGACGCGACCGACGAGATGCTCACCGAGGCGGCGCGCCGGGCGGAGGCGCTCGATTTCATCGGCGGGCTTTCGGACCACAACGGCCGCAAGGGCTTCGACGCCCATGTCGGCGACCGCGGCGTCAAACTGTCCGGCGGCCAGCGCCAGCGCGTCGCGATCGCCCGCGTCATGCTGAAGGACGCCCCGATCCTGATCCTCGACGAGGCGACCTCGGCGCTCGATTCGGAAGCCGAGGCCGCGATCCAGGAGAACCTCTACAAGCTGATGCAGGGCAAGACCGTCATTGCCATCGCGCACCGTCTGTCGACCATCGCGGCGATGGACAGGCTCGTCGTCATGGACAAGGGCCGCATCATCGAGGAAGGCTCGCATGAGGAACTCGTCGCCAAGGGCGGGCTCTATGCGCAGCTCTGGCAGCGCCAGTCCGGCGGCTTCCTGCTCGATGACGCGCCGACCGAGGTTGATGCCAAGGCGCCGGAATCCGAGATGGCAGCTGAGTAA
- a CDS encoding ABC transporter ATP-binding protein yields MLDRIFTWFESRYSPVALAEDRQPPMGLWRFYWYFIRQFRTAYWLRIVIVAVAAIVDAMLPIFVGLIVGLLSSTRPGDFFAAHGPLLVLMAFVVLLRPLSMVIDALIRNHAIAPNLIDLIRWQSHWHVVRQDWSFFQNDFAGRIGTKVMQSGDSMEMSVNLTVDAVWYALVFVAVAIVVLARLDPLLLAVVAVWLVFYCLIFWSAMPRITQRSSQLSERWSQVSGRMVDSYTNILTLKTFSTGEHEDKYVSQAVVEHADTFYQLMRVFTLMWSALFVLNAALLIAVSWLALVGWNAGALTTAAVATAIPFALQIANISGRILDVGANVFRQIGVASNSMTTIARPIVMQDQPDAPALVVTAGGIEFDRVNFNYWRKDGKGGVIDNLSLKIAPGERVGLIGRSGAGKSTLVNLVLRLFDVQDGKVLIDGQDIRNVSQESVRTAIGFVNQDTSLLHRSVRENLKYGRQTASDEAMFSAAKAAQIDDVIAGLTDPHGQSGYEALVGERGVKLSGGQRQRIAIARVMLKDAPILILDEATSALDSEVEAAIQENLYKLMQGKTVIAIAHRLSTIAAMDRLVVMDKGRIVEDGSHEALIARGGLYAQLWRRQSGGFLLEEKPVADDLATKGEAAE; encoded by the coding sequence ATGCTCGACCGCATCTTCACCTGGTTCGAAAGCCGCTATTCGCCGGTGGCGCTGGCCGAAGACAGGCAGCCGCCAATGGGGCTTTGGCGGTTCTACTGGTATTTCATAAGGCAGTTTCGCACCGCCTATTGGCTGCGCATCGTCATCGTTGCGGTCGCGGCAATCGTGGACGCGATGCTGCCGATTTTCGTCGGCCTGATCGTGGGCCTGCTCTCCAGCACCAGGCCGGGAGACTTCTTCGCCGCCCATGGGCCGCTGCTCGTGCTGATGGCGTTCGTCGTGCTGCTGCGCCCGCTGTCGATGGTCATCGACGCGCTTATCCGCAACCATGCCATCGCGCCAAACCTCATCGACCTCATCCGCTGGCAGAGCCATTGGCATGTCGTGCGCCAGGACTGGTCGTTCTTCCAGAACGACTTCGCCGGCCGCATCGGAACCAAGGTTATGCAAAGCGGCGATTCGATGGAGATGAGCGTCAACCTCACCGTCGATGCCGTCTGGTATGCACTGGTCTTCGTTGCGGTCGCCATCGTCGTGCTGGCGCGGCTCGATCCGCTTCTCCTGGCGGTCGTGGCGGTGTGGCTGGTGTTCTATTGCCTGATCTTCTGGTCCGCGATGCCCAGGATCACGCAACGCTCGTCCCAACTGTCGGAGCGGTGGTCCCAGGTGAGCGGCCGCATGGTCGACAGCTACACCAACATCCTGACGCTCAAGACATTCTCGACCGGCGAGCACGAAGACAAATATGTCTCGCAGGCAGTCGTCGAGCACGCCGACACATTCTACCAGCTGATGCGCGTTTTCACCCTGATGTGGTCGGCCCTGTTCGTCCTCAACGCGGCGCTGCTCATCGCCGTGAGCTGGCTGGCGCTCGTCGGCTGGAACGCCGGCGCCTTGACCACCGCGGCCGTCGCGACCGCGATACCGTTCGCGCTGCAGATCGCCAACATCTCCGGAAGGATCCTCGACGTCGGCGCCAACGTCTTCCGGCAGATCGGCGTCGCCAGCAACTCGATGACGACGATCGCGCGGCCGATCGTCATGCAGGACCAGCCCGACGCACCGGCCCTCGTCGTGACCGCCGGCGGCATCGAGTTCGACCGGGTGAACTTCAATTACTGGCGCAAGGACGGCAAAGGCGGGGTCATCGACAATCTGTCGCTGAAGATCGCGCCGGGCGAGCGGGTCGGCCTGATCGGCCGTTCGGGAGCCGGCAAGTCGACGCTGGTCAATCTCGTGCTGCGGCTGTTTGACGTCCAAGACGGCAAGGTGCTGATCGACGGGCAGGACATCCGCAACGTCTCGCAGGAAAGCGTTCGGACGGCGATAGGCTTCGTCAACCAGGACACCTCGCTCTTGCATCGATCCGTTCGCGAGAACCTCAAATATGGGCGCCAGACGGCTAGCGACGAGGCGATGTTCAGCGCCGCCAAAGCCGCCCAGATCGACGATGTGATCGCGGGGCTGACCGATCCCCATGGGCAGAGCGGCTATGAGGCGCTTGTCGGCGAGCGCGGCGTGAAGCTGTCCGGCGGCCAGCGGCAACGCATCGCAATTGCCCGCGTTATGCTGAAGGACGCGCCGATCCTCATTCTCGACGAGGCCACGTCCGCGCTCGATTCAGAAGTGGAAGCCGCCATCCAGGAGAACCTCTACAAGCTCATGCAGGGCAAGACCGTCATCGCCATCGCTCACCGCCTGTCCACCATCGCGGCGATGGACCGGCTCGTCGTCATGGACAAGGGCCGCATCGTCGAGGACGGCTCGCATGAGGCGCTGATCGCCAGGGGCGGGCTCTACGCCCAGCTCTGGCGGCGCCAGTCGGGCGGGTTCCTGCTGGAGGAAAAACCGGTCGCCGACGATCTGGCGACGAAAGGTGAAGCCGCCGAATGA
- a CDS encoding ABC transporter ATP-binding protein, with product MMKGVYRWFERWVYPFREPANLRPPASVGGFLWHYVGQAKLAFFAMLIIGGIAPLVEAGLFYFVGRLVDILDQLPGERNWHALWAAAGPELLFMGAVVLVIRTAVVGLSALVDEQTITPGFYNLVRWQAHRHVSRQSYAFFQNDFAGRIATKVWQAGQATGDLMESFIEVVWFMIVYTVTTLALVAGLDLRLAVLVVIWIAAFGWLAKLYLPAIRKHAEATAEAGSMINGRIVDSYSNVQTLKLFSADGDDRYIRSGFDIYLDALRPFTRRLTGVRMALTMLSGIMITAIAAFAIYLWVEGSITVGAVAFTLSLVLRLNMLLGRLMMQLNGILRNLGVLENSKALISQPLGLTDAPDAKELVVTGGRIEVRNVTFHYGKGQGVLDGIDLVVRPGEKVGLVGPSGAGKTTLANLILRLYDLEGGQILIDGQDIAGVTQNSLRGNIGVVSQDTALFHRSLRDNIKLGMPNATDAQVIAAARKAEAHDFILGLRDNRGRAGYEAYVGERGVKLSGGQRQRVAIARVFLKDAPILILDEATSALDSDIEAAIQENLTRLMESKTVIAIAHRLSTIAALDRLVVLDGGRIVEQGTHDELVALDGLYARLWKRQSGGFLFNEESALEETRPAE from the coding sequence ATGATGAAGGGCGTCTATCGCTGGTTCGAGCGCTGGGTCTACCCGTTCCGCGAGCCGGCGAATCTGCGGCCGCCCGCCAGCGTCGGCGGCTTTCTCTGGCACTATGTCGGCCAGGCGAAGCTCGCCTTCTTCGCCATGCTGATCATCGGCGGCATCGCGCCGCTGGTCGAGGCCGGCCTGTTCTATTTCGTCGGAAGGCTGGTCGATATCCTCGACCAGCTGCCCGGCGAACGCAACTGGCACGCGCTTTGGGCCGCGGCCGGTCCCGAGCTCTTGTTCATGGGCGCGGTGGTGCTCGTCATCCGCACCGCCGTGGTCGGCCTGTCGGCGCTTGTCGACGAACAGACGATCACGCCCGGCTTCTACAATCTGGTGCGCTGGCAGGCGCATCGGCATGTCTCGCGCCAGTCCTACGCCTTCTTCCAGAATGATTTCGCCGGCCGCATTGCCACCAAGGTTTGGCAGGCGGGGCAAGCGACGGGCGACCTGATGGAAAGCTTCATCGAGGTCGTGTGGTTCATGATCGTCTATACGGTCACCACGCTGGCGCTGGTCGCCGGTCTCGATCTGCGGCTGGCGGTGCTGGTGGTGATCTGGATCGCCGCCTTCGGCTGGCTGGCGAAACTCTATCTGCCGGCGATCCGCAAGCATGCAGAGGCGACGGCCGAGGCCGGCTCGATGATCAACGGCCGTATCGTCGATTCCTATTCCAACGTGCAGACGCTGAAACTGTTTTCAGCCGATGGCGACGACCGCTATATTCGCAGCGGCTTCGACATCTATCTCGACGCGCTACGGCCGTTCACGCGCCGGCTGACCGGCGTGCGCATGGCGCTGACCATGCTCTCCGGCATCATGATCACGGCGATCGCAGCCTTTGCCATCTATCTCTGGGTCGAAGGCTCGATCACGGTCGGCGCCGTTGCCTTCACACTGTCGCTGGTGCTCAGGCTCAACATGCTGCTTGGAAGGCTGATGATGCAGCTCAACGGCATCTTGCGAAACCTCGGCGTGCTGGAGAACTCCAAGGCGCTGATTTCGCAGCCGTTGGGCCTGACCGACGCGCCGGACGCCAAGGAACTGGTCGTCACCGGCGGCCGCATCGAGGTCAGGAACGTCACCTTCCATTACGGCAAGGGGCAAGGCGTGCTCGACGGCATCGATCTCGTCGTGCGTCCGGGCGAGAAGGTCGGGCTGGTCGGCCCGTCGGGCGCCGGCAAGACGACCTTGGCCAACCTGATCCTGCGCCTCTACGACCTGGAGGGTGGCCAGATCCTGATCGACGGCCAGGACATCGCCGGGGTCACGCAGAACTCGCTGCGCGGCAATATCGGCGTCGTCAGCCAGGATACCGCGCTGTTCCACCGCTCGCTGCGCGACAACATCAAGCTCGGCATGCCGAATGCCACCGACGCGCAGGTTATCGCCGCGGCCAGGAAAGCCGAGGCGCATGACTTCATCCTCGGACTGCGCGACAACCGCGGCCGCGCCGGCTACGAGGCCTATGTCGGCGAGCGCGGCGTGAAGCTGTCCGGCGGGCAGCGGCAGCGCGTGGCGATCGCCCGCGTCTTCCTCAAGGATGCGCCGATCCTGATCCTCGACGAGGCGACCTCGGCGCTCGATTCGGACATCGAGGCGGCGATCCAGGAGAATCTGACCAGGCTGATGGAAAGCAAGACCGTGATCGCCATCGCGCACCGGCTGTCGACGATCGCGGCGCTCGACCGGCTGGTGGTGCTCGACGGCGGCCGCATCGTCGAACAGGGTACGCATGACGAACTGGTGGCGCTCGATGGGCTCTATGCGCGGCTCTGGAAACGGCAGTCCGGCGGCTTCCTGTTCAATGAGGAAAGCGCGCTGGAAGAGACGCGCCCTGCGGAGTAG
- a CDS encoding DUF6665 family protein: protein MSVRMPTNFGRSGAQESALDLLGHEILAEKAAALGRAGRRVEETLAKLRESGEGEHRNRLLKEAAAAVHAYFIQRELCGLRKHDAVIREYDIPRAVLVRLGAS, encoded by the coding sequence ATGTCGGTACGCATGCCCACCAATTTCGGACGGTCAGGCGCGCAGGAGAGCGCGCTCGACCTGCTCGGCCACGAAATCCTCGCCGAAAAGGCCGCGGCGCTCGGCCGCGCCGGCCGGCGTGTCGAGGAAACCCTTGCCAAGTTGCGCGAGAGCGGCGAGGGCGAGCATCGTAACCGGCTGCTGAAGGAAGCCGCGGCGGCCGTCCACGCCTACTTCATCCAGCGCGAGCTTTGCGGCCTGCGCAAGCATGATGCCGTGATCCGCGAATACGACATCCCGCGGGCGGTGCTGGTCAGGCTCGGCGCCAGCTAG
- a CDS encoding alpha/beta fold hydrolase, with translation MQTRAVEVEGMAIAIREAGPFDAPGLLLLHGWPQSSYAFEAVIDRLAENQHVVAPDLPGIGGSYDVPGTGEKRYLARLIRGLIAVCGLRQVIVAGHDVGGQIVFALLRDMPEGLSGAVIMDVVIPGVAPWEEIIRNPHIWHFAFHAIPALPEMLVGGQERAYFDFFFDILSKEKTAIPAEARDIYAKAYSRPESLKAGFDWYRAFAEDAKVNSRPSAMPITTPVLYLRGSAESGDIADYLDGLKAAGLSNVEGDIIPASGHFVADENPGALAARLGRFRQEIGA, from the coding sequence ATGCAAACACGCGCCGTCGAGGTCGAGGGGATGGCTATCGCGATCCGGGAAGCAGGACCGTTCGATGCGCCCGGCCTTCTGCTGCTGCATGGCTGGCCGCAAAGTTCATATGCATTCGAGGCAGTCATCGACCGGCTGGCCGAGAACCAGCACGTGGTCGCGCCAGACCTGCCGGGCATCGGCGGCTCGTACGACGTGCCCGGGACTGGCGAAAAGAGATATCTGGCAAGATTGATAAGGGGGCTGATCGCCGTTTGCGGCTTGCGGCAGGTCATCGTCGCCGGTCATGACGTCGGTGGCCAGATCGTCTTCGCGCTGTTACGCGACATGCCCGAGGGATTATCCGGCGCGGTGATCATGGACGTCGTCATCCCCGGCGTAGCGCCGTGGGAAGAAATCATCCGCAATCCGCATATCTGGCATTTTGCCTTTCATGCGATCCCGGCTTTGCCGGAGATGCTGGTAGGCGGCCAAGAGCGCGCCTATTTCGATTTCTTCTTCGATATCCTTTCCAAGGAAAAGACCGCGATCCCCGCGGAAGCCAGGGACATCTATGCAAAGGCCTATTCGCGGCCGGAAAGCCTCAAGGCCGGCTTCGACTGGTACCGCGCCTTTGCCGAGGACGCCAAGGTCAATTCCCGCCCATCCGCGATGCCGATCACCACGCCGGTTCTTTATCTCAGGGGTTCGGCCGAATCCGGCGACATCGCCGATTATCTCGACGGCTTGAAGGCAGCAGGCCTGTCCAATGTCGAAGGCGATATCATCCCGGCTAGCGGCCACTTCGTCGCCGACGAGAATCCCGGAGCTCTTGCTGCGCGATTGGGGCGCTTTCGCCAGGAAATCGGCGCCTAG
- a CDS encoding cupin domain-containing protein produces the protein MAHVIERDSWAEAADRWIGELQCGQFGANSCLIFNYQPTIGGGPRLHKHPYAEIFVIRSGTGLFTIGDREIEATAGQILIVPPDTPHKFTNLGPGPLESTDIHENGHFITEWLE, from the coding sequence ATGGCGCATGTCATCGAACGCGACAGTTGGGCCGAAGCCGCCGACCGCTGGATAGGCGAGCTGCAATGCGGCCAATTCGGCGCCAATTCCTGCCTGATCTTCAACTATCAGCCGACGATCGGCGGCGGCCCGCGCCTGCACAAGCACCCCTATGCGGAAATCTTCGTCATCCGCTCCGGCACCGGCCTGTTCACGATCGGCGACCGGGAAATCGAGGCCACGGCCGGCCAGATTCTGATCGTGCCGCCCGACACGCCGCACAAATTCACCAATCTCGGCCCCGGCCCGCTCGAAAGCACCGACATCCACGAGAACGGCCACTTCATCACCGAGTGGCTGGAATGA
- the petA gene encoding ubiquinol-cytochrome c reductase iron-sulfur subunit — protein sequence MAAVVGAGAVAWPFIDQMRPDASTLALASVEVDVASLQPGSSLIVKWRGKPVVVRNRTEKEMKDGEAVNLADLKDPIARNANLPSDAPATDANRTTPGKEAWMVMVQVCTHLGCIPLGQEGDFGGWFCPCHGSQYDTAGRIRKGPAPENMAIPVFKFISDTKILIG from the coding sequence ATGGCCGCCGTTGTCGGCGCGGGAGCCGTCGCGTGGCCGTTCATCGACCAGATGCGCCCCGACGCCTCGACGCTGGCGCTGGCCTCGGTGGAGGTCGACGTCGCCTCGCTGCAGCCCGGTTCTTCGCTGATCGTCAAGTGGCGCGGCAAGCCGGTGGTGGTGCGAAACCGCACCGAAAAGGAAATGAAGGACGGCGAGGCCGTCAACCTCGCCGATCTGAAGGACCCGATCGCGCGCAACGCCAACCTGCCCTCCGACGCGCCGGCGACCGATGCCAACCGTACCACACCCGGCAAGGAAGCCTGGATGGTGATGGTGCAGGTCTGCACCCATCTCGGCTGCATCCCGCTCGGCCAGGAAGGCGATTTCGGCGGCTGGTTCTGCCCGTGCCACGGTTCGCAGTACGACACCGCCGGCCGCATCCGCAAAGGCCCGGCGCCGGAGAACATGGCGATCCCGGTATTCAAGTTCATTTCCGATACCAAGATCCTTATCGGTTGA
- a CDS encoding cytochrome b — MSEGHSTYTPKTGIERWFDARMPLPRLVYDSFVAYPVPRNLNYMWTFGGILSIMLVAQILTGIVLAMHYTSDTNLAFDSVEKIMRDVNSGWLLRYLHSNGASFFFVAVYIHIFRGLFYGSYKAPRELLWILGCIIYLLMMATGFMGYVLPWGQMSFWGATVITGFFSAIPLVGNWIQELLLGGFAVDNPTLNRFFALHYLLPFMIAGVVVLHIWALHVVGQSNPTGIEVKSKTDTVAFTPYATIKDAFGMIVFLFVFAYFVFYLPNFLGHPDNYTVANPLKTPAHIVPEWYFLPFYAILRAITFNIGPINSKLGGVLCMFGAIAMLFLVPWLDTSKVRSAVYRPWYKLFFWVFVADAVLLGWLGSQPAEGSYVFMAQMATLFYFAFFLVIMPVLGLIETPRRLPNSITEAVLEKKKGGSGHPARATVAPETTG, encoded by the coding sequence ATGAGCGAGGGACACTCGACCTATACGCCCAAAACCGGTATCGAGCGCTGGTTCGACGCCCGCATGCCGCTGCCGCGGCTGGTCTATGACAGCTTCGTCGCCTATCCGGTGCCGCGCAACCTCAACTATATGTGGACCTTCGGCGGCATCCTGTCGATCATGCTGGTCGCGCAGATCCTGACCGGCATCGTGCTGGCGATGCACTACACCTCCGACACCAATCTCGCCTTCGATTCGGTCGAGAAGATCATGCGCGACGTGAATTCGGGATGGCTCTTGCGCTATCTCCATTCCAACGGCGCCTCGTTCTTCTTCGTGGCCGTCTACATCCACATCTTCCGCGGCCTGTTCTACGGTTCCTACAAGGCGCCGCGAGAGCTCCTGTGGATCCTCGGCTGCATCATCTACCTCCTGATGATGGCCACCGGCTTCATGGGCTATGTGCTGCCCTGGGGGCAGATGAGCTTCTGGGGCGCTACCGTCATCACCGGCTTCTTCAGCGCCATTCCGCTGGTCGGGAACTGGATCCAGGAACTGCTGCTCGGCGGCTTCGCCGTCGACAATCCGACGCTGAACCGCTTCTTTGCGCTGCATTACCTGTTGCCGTTCATGATCGCCGGCGTCGTCGTGCTGCACATCTGGGCGCTGCATGTCGTGGGCCAGTCGAACCCGACCGGCATCGAGGTCAAGTCGAAGACCGACACTGTCGCCTTCACGCCCTACGCCACGATCAAGGACGCGTTCGGCATGATCGTGTTCCTGTTCGTCTTCGCCTATTTCGTCTTCTACCTGCCGAACTTTCTCGGCCACCCGGACAACTACACGGTCGCCAACCCGCTGAAGACGCCGGCCCACATCGTTCCGGAATGGTACTTCCTGCCGTTCTACGCGATCCTGCGCGCCATCACCTTCAACATCGGGCCGATCAACTCCAAGCTCGGCGGCGTGCTGTGCATGTTCGGCGCCATCGCCATGCTGTTCCTGGTGCCGTGGCTCGACACCTCCAAGGTGCGCTCGGCGGTCTACCGTCCATGGTACAAGCTGTTCTTCTGGGTGTTCGTGGCCGATGCCGTCCTGCTCGGATGGCTCGGCTCGCAGCCGGCTGAAGGCAGCTATGTGTTCATGGCGCAGATGGCGACGCTGTTCTACTTCGCCTTCTTCCTGGTCATCATGCCGGTGCTCGGCCTGATCGAGACGCCGCGCAGGCTGCCGAACTCGATCACCGAGGCCGTGCTTGAAAAGAAAAAGGGCGGCAGCGGACATCCGGCACGTGCTACCGTCGCGCCGGAAACCACGGGCTGA
- a CDS encoding cytochrome c1 produces the protein MKKILTSLALLGLVVAGTAAIAAEEEHNAAAPTHFPINEPKEMSWSFAGPFGTYDKAQLQRGLKVYKEVCSACHSMNLVAFRTLEGLGYSEAQIKTLAAEYTIHDGPNDAGDMFDRPGKPSDHFPAPFPNEQAAASANGGAAPPDMSLLAKARGVERGFPRFIFDIFTQYAQGGPDYIHSLLTGYDQTPPAGMVIPEGTHYNPYFLSGLSLKMPKPLSDGQVTYDDGSPQTVDQYARDVSAFLMFAAEPHLEDRKKTGFRVMIFLLLFGALVYMTKRRVWADVAH, from the coding sequence ATGAAGAAGATTCTCACCTCGCTGGCGCTGCTTGGCCTGGTGGTCGCGGGCACCGCTGCCATCGCCGCCGAAGAGGAACACAACGCGGCCGCTCCGACGCATTTCCCGATCAACGAACCGAAGGAAATGAGCTGGAGCTTCGCCGGTCCGTTCGGCACCTATGACAAGGCGCAGCTGCAGCGCGGCCTGAAGGTCTACAAGGAAGTCTGCTCGGCCTGCCACTCGATGAACCTGGTGGCCTTCCGCACGCTGGAAGGGCTCGGCTATTCGGAAGCGCAGATCAAGACGCTGGCCGCCGAATACACCATCCATGACGGCCCGAACGACGCCGGCGACATGTTCGACCGTCCCGGCAAGCCGTCGGACCACTTCCCGGCGCCGTTCCCGAACGAGCAGGCCGCGGCCTCCGCCAATGGCGGCGCCGCCCCGCCGGACATGTCGCTGCTCGCCAAGGCGCGCGGCGTCGAGCGCGGCTTCCCGCGCTTCATCTTCGATATCTTCACGCAGTACGCGCAGGGCGGCCCGGACTACATCCACTCGCTGCTCACCGGCTACGATCAGACGCCGCCGGCCGGCATGGTGATCCCGGAAGGCACGCACTACAATCCGTACTTCCTGTCCGGCTTGTCGCTGAAGATGCCGAAGCCGCTCTCGGACGGTCAGGTGACCTATGACGACGGCTCGCCGCAGACGGTCGACCAGTATGCCCGCGACGTCTCGGCCTTCCTGATGTTTGCCGCCGAGCCGCATCTGGAGGACCGCAAGAAGACCGGTTTCCGCGTCATGATCTTCCTGCTGCTCTTCGGCGCATTGGTCTATATGACCAAGCGCAGGGTGTGGGCCGACGTGGCGCACTGA
- a CDS encoding adenine phosphoribosyltransferase, with the protein MKSSLEDTLLAAIRTIPDYPRPGILFRDITTLLGDARAFRRAIDELVHPYAGLKIDKIAGIEARGFILGGAVAHQLSAGFVPIRKKGKLPYETVRVAYSLEYGLDEMEMHKDGVSPGEKVIIVDDLIATGGTAEAAVKLLRQIGADIVAACFVIDLPDLGGRKKLEALGVPVRTLIGFEGH; encoded by the coding sequence ATGAAATCCTCCCTCGAAGACACGCTGCTTGCGGCCATCCGCACCATTCCGGATTATCCCAGGCCCGGCATCCTGTTTCGCGACATCACCACGCTGCTGGGTGACGCGCGTGCCTTTCGCCGCGCCATCGACGAGCTGGTCCATCCCTATGCCGGGCTGAAGATCGACAAGATCGCCGGCATCGAGGCGCGCGGCTTCATCCTGGGCGGCGCGGTGGCGCACCAGCTTTCGGCGGGCTTCGTGCCCATCCGCAAGAAAGGCAAGCTGCCTTATGAGACGGTGCGCGTGGCCTACAGTCTCGAATACGGGCTGGACGAGATGGAGATGCACAAGGACGGCGTCTCGCCAGGAGAGAAGGTGATAATCGTCGACGACCTGATCGCCACCGGCGGCACGGCGGAAGCCGCGGTGAAGCTGCTCAGGCAAATCGGCGCCGACATCGTCGCGGCCTGCTTCGTCATCGACCTGCCGGACCTCGGTGGGCGCAAGAAGCTGGAAGCGCTCGGCGTGCCGGTGAGGACGCTGATCGGGTTCGAGGGGCATTAG